A stretch of the Argentina anserina chromosome 6, drPotAnse1.1, whole genome shotgun sequence genome encodes the following:
- the LOC126797979 gene encoding uncharacterized protein LOC126797979 isoform X2, with amino-acid sequence MSASSWHTLTGLAALSSSSSSSTSKRRRLIPHSLSLTRSSLTGLREISAEPKQPQPDALAFTQALRNQNDAVRKKNRGGGDDDDDDQEEDQAISNIPVPRQKYIPVSKAELLDGVVSKLFADDEDDVLEQFLLLSSCLDSILHAEHKSILEEMRADYSDSNSVEYKQAVEEVSEEAMAEGTNGNGRVDGYGSGDNEAENSIPFDYVEGLRKLLRSSVKDVKRVSVATRFQRSFMQLLYNAQFEELSAKDLMLTSALNSDYLLTLPIYVDWKKASESNAIIYRRGYATERQNGLLLVEKLEYIQSKLLRGIFFIVSKPLGEIGSWITESLKVAFQTPEVQDWTEKVKLWLKELSVFQQGFRTNEQTSDDLLGVDQLPDMELPIWLAAQRAVSRYEGILSAVGPRGRLLRKLLSWIGLISLVPETPFELDGDAYASDPYARPIFLSRISLSDIWRPASWKYCEKNIWKMLKTSVSILFSKSILQEAAYQELILLYTKEGDDRNNEDSASVPSLQLKIYEKIPIPDLPVIFPHKKLSFRIIDTVRLDIASTLALSAYFINYKFVNVLSSPSAIYLDVVAITALVIYISRVVLGYKQTWDRYQLLVNKTLYEKTLASGFGSVHFLLDASEQQQYKEAILAYAILLRAERGKLTSCKSVGDKCERFMYDVFKVKVEMPIDKAIATLIRLGLAAETSTDGRTTLQAISCSSAYYSLKQRWNSLLDQD; translated from the exons ATGTCAGCTTCTTCCTGGCACACTCTCACCGGCCTCGCcgctctctcctcctcctcctcctcctccacctcaaAACGCCGTCGTCTCATTCCTCACTCCCTCTCACTCACCCGCTCTTCCCTCACCGGCCTCCGAGAAATCTCCGCCGAGCCTAAGCAGCCCCAGCCCGACGCCTTAGCCTTCACCCAAGCGCTTCGGAACCAAAACGACGCCGTCCGGAAGAAGAATCGAGGCGGTGGAGACGACGACGATGATGATCAAGAAGAAGATCAGGCGATTTCCAACATTCCGGTTCCCAGGCAGAAGTACATCCCGGTCTCCAAGGCCGAGCTGCTAGACGGCGTCGTCTCCAAGCTCTTCGCCGATGACGAAGACGATGTTCTGGAGCAGTTTCTCCTTCTCTCGTC GTGCTTGGATTCGATTCTTCATGCGGAGCATAAGAGCATATTGGAGGAAATGCGAGCCGATTATTCGGATTCGAACTCGGTGGAGTACAAGCAAGCAGTGGAGGAGGTCAGTGAAGAAGCAATGGCTGAGGGAACCAATGGAAATGGGAGGGTAGATGGATATGGGAGTGGAGATAATGAAGCTGAAAACTCGATTCCATTCGATTATGTTGAGGGATTGAGGAAACTTTTGCGTTCTTCAGTTAAGGACGTCAAAAG GGTTTCTGTTGCCACTCGTTTCCAGCGATCTTTCATGCAGCTTCTTTACAACGCTCAGTTTGAAGAATTATCGGCAAAGGATTTAATGCTGACATCTGCATTGAATTCAGATTATCTCCTTACTTTGCCAATATATGTTGACTGGAAGAAGGCTTCTGAGTCCAATGCAATAATATACAG GCGGGGATATGCAACTGAAAGGCAGAATGGTCTACTACTTGTTGAAAAGTTAGAGTACATACAGTCCAAACTTCTACGAGGAATCTTCTTCATTGTATCGAAACCATTGGGGGAAATTGGCAGCTGGATAACTGAG TCATTGAAAGTTGCTTTTCAGACACCAGAGGTACAAGATTGGACTGAAAAAGTGAAACTTTGGCTGAAGGAACTCTCTGTGTTTCAGCAAGGATTTCGTACTAACGAACAAACTTCTGATGATCTGCTGGGGGTAGATCAACTACCAGATATGGAACTTCCAATATGGCTTGCTGCACAGAGAGCTGTATCTCGTTATGAAGGAATTTTATCAGCAGTTGGACCCCGTGGTAGGCTCTTAAGGAAGTTGCTTTCATGGATTGGACTTATTTCCCTTGTACCAGAAACACCATTTGAGCTTGATGGAGACGCTTATGCTTCTGATCCTTATGCAAG GCCCATTTTCTTATCAAGGATATCACTCAGTGACATATGGAGACCTGCTTCATGGAAATACTGTGAAAAGAATATTTGGAAAATGTTGAAGACCTCTGTATCCATTCTTTTCTCAAAGTCTATCCTCCAG GAAGCAGCATATCAAGAATTGATTCTGCTTTATACCAAAGAAGGAGATGACAGGAACAATGAAGATAGTGCTTCAGTTCCATCATTGCAGTTAAAGATTTATGAGAAAATCCCTATTCCTGATCTACCA GTCATCTTTCCCCACAAAAAGCTCTCTTTCCGTATCATAGACACG GTACGCTTGGATATTGCGTCAACATTGGCCCTTTCAGCATACTTCATAAACTACAAATTTGTTAACGTCTTATCTTCGCC GTCAGCAATTTATCTTGATGTGGTCGCTATTACTGCTCTTGTAATATATATCTCCCGTGTGGTTCTGGGATACAAACAAACTTGGGATAGGTATCAA CTTTTGGTCAACAAGACACTTTATGAGAAAACCTTAGCGAGCGGATTTGGTTCAGTTCATTTTTTGCTGGATGCTTCTGAACAGCAACAA TACAAGGAAGCCATTTTGGCATATGCAATCCTTCTCAGAGCTGAAAGGGGAAAG CTTACAAGCTGTAAGAGTGTTGGAGACAAATGTGAAAGATTTATGTACGATGTTTTTAAAGTGAAG GTTGAAATGCCAATCGACAAGGCAATTGCTACACTTATAAGACTGGGGCTTGCTGCAGAAACAAGTACTGATGGAAGAACTACTCTGCAGGCTATCTCCTGCTCCAGTGCATATTATTCCCTGAAACAGCGTTGGAATAGTTTACTTGATCAAGATTGA
- the LOC126797979 gene encoding uncharacterized protein LOC126797979 isoform X1 yields the protein MSASSWHTLTGLAALSSSSSSSTSKRRRLIPHSLSLTRSSLTGLREISAEPKQPQPDALAFTQALRNQNDAVRKKNRGGGDDDDDDQEEDQAISNIPVPRQKYIPVSKAELLDGVVSKLFADDEDDVLEQFLLLSSCLDSILHAEHKSILEEMRADYSDSNSVEYKQAVEEVSEEAMAEGTNGNGRVDGYGSGDNEAENSIPFDYVEGLRKLLRSSVKDVKRVSVATRFQRSFMQLLYNAQFEELSAKDLMLTSALNSDYLLTLPIYVDWKKASESNAIIYRRGYATERQNGLLLVEKLEYIQSKLLRGIFFIVSKPLGEIGSWITESLKVAFQTPEVQDWTEKVKLWLKELSVFQQGFRTNEQTSDDLLGVDQLPDMELPIWLAAQRAVSRYEGILSAVGPRGRLLRKLLSWIGLISLVPETPFELDGDAYASDPYARPIFLSRISLSDIWRPASWKYCEKNIWKMLKTSVSILFSKSILQEAAYQELILLYTKEGDDRNNEDSASVPSLQLKIYEKIPIPDLPVIFPHKKLSFRIIDTVRLDIASTLALSAYFINYKFVNVLSSPSAIYLDVVAITALVIYISRVVLGYKQTWDSLSLQLLVNKTLYEKTLASGFGSVHFLLDASEQQQYKEAILAYAILLRAERGKLTSCKSVGDKCERFMYDVFKVKVEMPIDKAIATLIRLGLAAETSTDGRTTLQAISCSSAYYSLKQRWNSLLDQD from the exons ATGTCAGCTTCTTCCTGGCACACTCTCACCGGCCTCGCcgctctctcctcctcctcctcctcctccacctcaaAACGCCGTCGTCTCATTCCTCACTCCCTCTCACTCACCCGCTCTTCCCTCACCGGCCTCCGAGAAATCTCCGCCGAGCCTAAGCAGCCCCAGCCCGACGCCTTAGCCTTCACCCAAGCGCTTCGGAACCAAAACGACGCCGTCCGGAAGAAGAATCGAGGCGGTGGAGACGACGACGATGATGATCAAGAAGAAGATCAGGCGATTTCCAACATTCCGGTTCCCAGGCAGAAGTACATCCCGGTCTCCAAGGCCGAGCTGCTAGACGGCGTCGTCTCCAAGCTCTTCGCCGATGACGAAGACGATGTTCTGGAGCAGTTTCTCCTTCTCTCGTC GTGCTTGGATTCGATTCTTCATGCGGAGCATAAGAGCATATTGGAGGAAATGCGAGCCGATTATTCGGATTCGAACTCGGTGGAGTACAAGCAAGCAGTGGAGGAGGTCAGTGAAGAAGCAATGGCTGAGGGAACCAATGGAAATGGGAGGGTAGATGGATATGGGAGTGGAGATAATGAAGCTGAAAACTCGATTCCATTCGATTATGTTGAGGGATTGAGGAAACTTTTGCGTTCTTCAGTTAAGGACGTCAAAAG GGTTTCTGTTGCCACTCGTTTCCAGCGATCTTTCATGCAGCTTCTTTACAACGCTCAGTTTGAAGAATTATCGGCAAAGGATTTAATGCTGACATCTGCATTGAATTCAGATTATCTCCTTACTTTGCCAATATATGTTGACTGGAAGAAGGCTTCTGAGTCCAATGCAATAATATACAG GCGGGGATATGCAACTGAAAGGCAGAATGGTCTACTACTTGTTGAAAAGTTAGAGTACATACAGTCCAAACTTCTACGAGGAATCTTCTTCATTGTATCGAAACCATTGGGGGAAATTGGCAGCTGGATAACTGAG TCATTGAAAGTTGCTTTTCAGACACCAGAGGTACAAGATTGGACTGAAAAAGTGAAACTTTGGCTGAAGGAACTCTCTGTGTTTCAGCAAGGATTTCGTACTAACGAACAAACTTCTGATGATCTGCTGGGGGTAGATCAACTACCAGATATGGAACTTCCAATATGGCTTGCTGCACAGAGAGCTGTATCTCGTTATGAAGGAATTTTATCAGCAGTTGGACCCCGTGGTAGGCTCTTAAGGAAGTTGCTTTCATGGATTGGACTTATTTCCCTTGTACCAGAAACACCATTTGAGCTTGATGGAGACGCTTATGCTTCTGATCCTTATGCAAG GCCCATTTTCTTATCAAGGATATCACTCAGTGACATATGGAGACCTGCTTCATGGAAATACTGTGAAAAGAATATTTGGAAAATGTTGAAGACCTCTGTATCCATTCTTTTCTCAAAGTCTATCCTCCAG GAAGCAGCATATCAAGAATTGATTCTGCTTTATACCAAAGAAGGAGATGACAGGAACAATGAAGATAGTGCTTCAGTTCCATCATTGCAGTTAAAGATTTATGAGAAAATCCCTATTCCTGATCTACCA GTCATCTTTCCCCACAAAAAGCTCTCTTTCCGTATCATAGACACG GTACGCTTGGATATTGCGTCAACATTGGCCCTTTCAGCATACTTCATAAACTACAAATTTGTTAACGTCTTATCTTCGCC GTCAGCAATTTATCTTGATGTGGTCGCTATTACTGCTCTTGTAATATATATCTCCCGTGTGGTTCTGGGATACAAACAAACTTGGGATAG CCTTTCATTACAGCTTTTGGTCAACAAGACACTTTATGAGAAAACCTTAGCGAGCGGATTTGGTTCAGTTCATTTTTTGCTGGATGCTTCTGAACAGCAACAA TACAAGGAAGCCATTTTGGCATATGCAATCCTTCTCAGAGCTGAAAGGGGAAAG CTTACAAGCTGTAAGAGTGTTGGAGACAAATGTGAAAGATTTATGTACGATGTTTTTAAAGTGAAG GTTGAAATGCCAATCGACAAGGCAATTGCTACACTTATAAGACTGGGGCTTGCTGCAGAAACAAGTACTGATGGAAGAACTACTCTGCAGGCTATCTCCTGCTCCAGTGCATATTATTCCCTGAAACAGCGTTGGAATAGTTTACTTGATCAAGATTGA